A stretch of Vannielia litorea DNA encodes these proteins:
- a CDS encoding gamma-glutamylcyclotransferase family protein: MNDAYFFGYGSLVNRQTHLHAPNFPARLKGWRRVWKSTVLREVAFLSAEPWEGAVMEGLVAHVPGGDWAALDLRERAYGRHDVSALCEHEAGPVRVEVYAVAPEHAAGPDVAHPVLLSYVDTVVQGFAEVFGAAGALRFFETTAGWPPEVVDDRAAPAYPRATPVSAEERDFVDAGLRRLGVEQVAASVRA; this comes from the coding sequence ATGAACGACGCCTATTTTTTTGGCTATGGAAGCCTCGTGAACCGCCAGACGCATCTTCATGCGCCGAATTTTCCGGCGCGGCTGAAGGGCTGGCGGCGGGTCTGGAAGAGCACGGTGCTGCGCGAGGTGGCCTTTCTGAGCGCCGAGCCCTGGGAGGGCGCGGTGATGGAAGGGCTGGTGGCCCATGTGCCCGGCGGCGACTGGGCGGCGCTGGACCTGCGCGAGCGGGCCTACGGGCGGCACGATGTTTCGGCGCTCTGCGAGCACGAGGCGGGGCCGGTGCGGGTGGAGGTTTATGCCGTGGCGCCCGAGCATGCGGCAGGGCCGGACGTGGCCCATCCGGTGCTGCTCAGCTACGTGGATACCGTGGTGCAGGGCTTTGCCGAGGTCTTCGGCGCGGCGGGGGCGCTGCGGTTCTTCGAGACAACGGCGGGATGGCCGCCGGAGGTGGTGGACGACCGCGCGGCGCCGGCCTACCCGCGGGCAACGCCGGTGAGCGCGGAGGAGCGGGACTTCGTGGATGCCGGGCTGCGCCGGCTGGGGGTGGAGCAGGTCGCCGCCTCCGTCAGGGCGTGA
- a CDS encoding pyridoxamine 5'-phosphate oxidase family protein — MATKTLPEIAELMAKIDFCMMETLAEDGRIAARPMSSNGDVEYRGESWFYSLDDTRKTRHIRADPRVGLAFQGTGGVLGLVGKPGAMVHVQGRATLTNDRAALEEHWVPGLEYWFKQGIDTPGLLLIRVDAEHIHYWDGEENGVVTP; from the coding sequence ATGGCCACCAAGACCCTGCCCGAGATCGCCGAACTGATGGCGAAGATCGACTTCTGCATGATGGAAACCCTCGCCGAAGACGGCCGCATCGCCGCCCGACCGATGAGCTCGAACGGTGACGTTGAGTATCGCGGCGAGAGCTGGTTCTACAGCCTCGACGACACGCGCAAGACTCGCCACATCCGCGCCGATCCGCGCGTCGGCCTCGCCTTTCAGGGCACCGGCGGTGTGCTCGGGCTGGTCGGCAAGCCGGGCGCGATGGTCCACGTTCAGGGCCGCGCCACGCTCACCAATGATCGCGCCGCGCTCGAAGAACACTGGGTGCCGGGCCTCGAATACTGGTTCAAACAGGGCATCGACACGCCCGGCCTGCTGCTCATCCGTGTCGACGCCGAGCACATCCACTACTGGGATGGCGAAGAGAACGGCGTTGTCACGCCCTGA